Proteins encoded in a region of the Streptomyces sp. NBC_00258 genome:
- a CDS encoding CU044_2847 family protein: MAELVMMTVDGNGEGTAVFEVDSALAGSDLELAAGDGVVARAETSLREALDRVRPALSQVSETVRELKPDEMEIQFGLKIGGESGVIIAKGTAEVNFAVRVVWKRA, from the coding sequence GTGGCGGAGCTCGTCATGATGACGGTGGACGGTAATGGCGAAGGCACTGCCGTCTTCGAGGTCGACAGCGCCTTGGCGGGCTCGGACCTGGAACTTGCGGCGGGCGATGGCGTCGTAGCCCGAGCCGAAACCTCTCTCCGTGAAGCCCTGGACCGTGTGAGGCCAGCTCTGTCGCAGGTCTCCGAAACGGTCCGAGAACTCAAGCCGGATGAGATGGAGATCCAGTTCGGGCTGAAGATTGGTGGCGAGAGCGGCGTGATCATCGCCAAGGGGACGGCAGAGGTGAATTTCGCCGTCCGGGTGGTCTGGAAGCGTGCCTGA
- a CDS encoding alpha/beta fold hydrolase has protein sequence MPYITSVDGTQIYYKDWGTGRPVVLSHGWPLNSDSWEAQMLFLAESGFRVIAHDRRGHGRSTQTWGGNEMDTYADDLAALIDALDLNGVSLVGFSTGGGEVARYIGRHGTAKVAKAVLVSSVPPFMLKTPDNPGGVDVEVFDGLRAGSLADRSQLYKDLAAGPFFGNNRDGQEASQGMQDAFWRQGMQAGHRNAYESIAAFSATDFRSDLATFDVPTLVIHGDDDQVVPFEVGGKASAALIPGAQLKVYPGAPHGITDTHKDQLNVDLLEFLKS, from the coding sequence ATGCCTTACATCACCAGCGTTGACGGCACTCAGATCTACTACAAGGACTGGGGCACGGGCCGGCCGGTCGTCCTGAGCCACGGATGGCCGCTGAACTCCGACTCGTGGGAGGCACAGATGCTCTTCCTGGCCGAGAGCGGATTCCGCGTCATCGCCCACGACCGCAGGGGACACGGCCGCTCCACCCAGACCTGGGGCGGCAACGAGATGGACACGTACGCCGACGACCTGGCGGCACTGATCGACGCCCTGGACCTGAACGGCGTCAGCCTGGTCGGCTTCTCCACCGGCGGCGGCGAGGTGGCCCGCTACATCGGCCGACACGGCACGGCGAAGGTCGCCAAGGCAGTGCTGGTCTCCTCGGTGCCGCCGTTCATGCTCAAGACGCCCGACAACCCGGGCGGAGTAGACGTCGAGGTCTTCGACGGCCTGCGCGCCGGTTCGCTGGCCGACCGGTCCCAGCTCTACAAGGACCTGGCCGCAGGACCCTTCTTCGGCAACAACCGCGACGGGCAGGAAGCCTCCCAGGGCATGCAGGACGCCTTCTGGCGCCAGGGCATGCAGGCCGGACACCGCAACGCTTACGAGAGCATCGCCGCATTCTCGGCCACTGACTTCCGCTCCGACCTGGCCACGTTCGACGTGCCCACCCTGGTGATCCACGGCGACGACGACCAGGTAGTCCCCTTCGAGGTCGGCGGCAAGGCCTCCGCTGCCCTGATCCCTGGCGCCCAGCTCAAGGTCTATCCCGGCGCCCCCCACGGCATCACCGACACCCACAAGGACCAGCTCAACGTCGACCTGCTGGAGTTCCTCAAGAGCTGA
- a CDS encoding PucR family transcriptional regulator: protein MVADEDVQGMVDRLARRLRRSVAVNDPAVRLLYYSAHFGDEDAVRVTAVLRRQADSRAVGYMLASGTATWTTAGVVPANPELGMRARYCQPVCWRGEPVGLLVVIDADGSLNAGEKAEIKEVADTVAVLLVARRDRQTTDPAVQELTVLDLISSDPVARRRATAELSAGDRAQRFTYVTAIELTCTKATDNAGAKHVEVALRNAVATEPRLRRAAVLSAVCGDMGLLLLGSQSIPDIPTLKDHAASMLQRSADLAAGRFSCVAGIGSTVPGLIHAADSAAQARLACRAQAVAPGPVAAWSDLGALGPLLMIPADQLVPALLPQELQLLRAADPDGTLLQTVTSYLAHAGSGPAAADDLHIHRTTLYYRLSKIIELTGLDLSDGSTRLALHLGITMMTLMDEPHRQKELIRVRSTKGHVDGH from the coding sequence ATGGTGGCAGACGAGGACGTTCAAGGGATGGTGGACCGGCTGGCGCGTCGGCTGCGCCGTTCCGTCGCGGTCAACGATCCAGCCGTACGGCTGCTGTACTACAGCGCCCACTTCGGCGACGAGGACGCGGTCCGGGTGACCGCCGTACTACGACGGCAGGCCGACAGCAGGGCGGTCGGCTACATGCTCGCCAGCGGCACCGCCACCTGGACCACAGCCGGCGTAGTGCCCGCCAACCCGGAACTGGGCATGCGCGCCAGATACTGCCAACCGGTGTGCTGGCGCGGCGAGCCGGTGGGGCTGCTCGTCGTCATCGACGCCGACGGCTCACTGAACGCCGGTGAAAAGGCTGAGATCAAGGAAGTCGCCGACACCGTCGCGGTCCTCCTGGTGGCCCGGCGCGACCGGCAGACCACTGATCCCGCTGTCCAGGAACTCACCGTTCTGGACCTGATCAGCTCCGACCCCGTGGCACGACGCCGGGCGACCGCCGAGCTCAGCGCCGGGGACCGCGCCCAACGCTTCACCTACGTCACCGCCATCGAACTCACCTGCACCAAGGCCACCGACAACGCCGGCGCCAAGCACGTCGAAGTCGCCCTGCGCAACGCCGTCGCCACCGAACCCCGGCTGCGCCGTGCCGCCGTCCTCAGCGCCGTCTGCGGCGACATGGGACTCCTGCTCCTCGGTTCCCAGAGCATCCCGGACATTCCCACCCTCAAGGACCACGCAGCGTCGATGCTCCAACGCAGCGCCGACCTGGCAGCAGGACGTTTCAGCTGTGTCGCCGGCATCGGCTCCACCGTGCCGGGACTGATCCATGCAGCCGATAGCGCCGCCCAGGCCCGGCTGGCCTGCCGAGCCCAAGCCGTCGCGCCCGGCCCGGTTGCTGCCTGGAGCGACCTAGGCGCGCTCGGCCCGCTTCTCATGATTCCCGCCGATCAACTCGTGCCCGCCCTCCTGCCCCAGGAGCTGCAACTGCTGCGTGCCGCCGACCCGGACGGGACTCTCCTACAGACCGTCACTTCCTACCTCGCGCATGCGGGTTCGGGTCCTGCCGCAGCCGATGACCTGCACATCCACCGGACAACGCTCTACTACCGACTGAGTAAGATCATCGAGTTGACCGGTCTCGACCTGAGCGACGGTTCTACCCGCCTGGCACTGCACCTCGGGATCACGATGATGACGCTCATGGACGAACCGCACCGCCAAAAGGAACTCATTCGCGTCCGCAGCACGAAAGGACATGTAGATGGACACTGA
- a CDS encoding alpha/beta fold hydrolase, producing the protein MDTDTATVSTRDGCTLTYRDTGGEGIPLVLLHGWSQSQAMYDRLLPLLPVHQRVITYDMRNHGTSGRTDNGARVATLAADLHQLLAHLDVDRAHLLGHSMGASVLWSYFELFGSEQIRSLVIVDQPTACTILPWLEASEAARFGAILDYNGAAAFARAMLSQDSEATRLDFLTSMLTKDIPPQDLDWLYQENLLLPMPWGARLLLDHIMQDWRDVLPRIAVPTLVIGGEASHVAPASQAWTAAHIPNAELRVLTRGEGGAHFAFFESPQDFANVLEDFLKRL; encoded by the coding sequence ATGGACACTGACACGGCAACCGTCAGCACACGGGACGGATGCACACTGACCTACCGGGACACCGGCGGCGAAGGCATACCTTTAGTGCTGCTGCACGGATGGTCGCAGTCCCAGGCCATGTACGACCGGTTGCTGCCGCTGCTGCCCGTCCACCAGCGCGTCATCACCTACGACATGCGCAACCACGGCACTTCCGGCCGCACCGACAACGGCGCCCGCGTTGCTACGCTCGCCGCTGACCTCCACCAGCTCCTGGCCCACCTCGACGTCGACCGGGCCCATCTCCTGGGTCACTCCATGGGCGCGTCCGTGCTCTGGTCCTATTTCGAGCTCTTCGGCAGCGAGCAGATCCGCTCCCTGGTGATCGTCGACCAGCCCACCGCCTGCACCATCCTGCCGTGGCTGGAAGCCTCCGAGGCGGCACGGTTCGGCGCCATCCTCGACTACAACGGCGCCGCCGCCTTCGCCCGGGCGATGCTGTCGCAGGACTCCGAGGCAACTCGGCTGGACTTCCTGACCTCCATGCTTACCAAGGACATCCCCCCGCAGGACTTGGACTGGCTCTACCAAGAGAACCTCCTCCTCCCCATGCCCTGGGGAGCACGCCTGCTCCTGGACCACATCATGCAAGACTGGCGTGACGTACTTCCCCGGATCGCCGTGCCGACCCTGGTCATCGGCGGGGAGGCCAGCCACGTCGCGCCCGCCTCGCAGGCCTGGACCGCCGCGCACATCCCGAACGCCGAACTGCGCGTCCTGACCCGGGGCGAGGGCGGCGCCCACTTCGCCTTCTTCGAGTCCCCCCAGGACTTCGCCAACGTCCTCGAAGACTTCCTCAAGCGCCTCTGA
- a CDS encoding SEC-C metal-binding domain-containing protein, with protein sequence MAHLAVDRRGYPVIATVERSPEEVNFGSINERRKLALAAFDWCAVCGLPFADELRWQTVFQEGPLPNGVISGEAPVHEVCALYAAQVCPYLFSPNSRLGDEARKGTVRYPVVRFVGFESTSAVTAHESGLQPGTYTLHFEHCSQADEFSYRTPDEIRERYADVLAREKDLPVSDAEGVLVRLFNRLDDEDEGDVVTGAALAAGAAFAKDIFKVQGLGAFEGKQYPAVAGLLLKGTEQEIREFSAGSRDEAYSVIGPWVLERAGSFPVPLQRWRTRGESMVRRPTPRPPEGPGRNVAKNASCPCGSGRKARRCHPSGIPAN encoded by the coding sequence ATGGCGCATCTGGCGGTCGACCGCCGCGGCTACCCGGTGATCGCGACGGTGGAACGCAGCCCCGAGGAAGTGAACTTCGGTTCCATCAACGAGCGGCGGAAGCTGGCACTGGCCGCGTTCGACTGGTGTGCCGTGTGCGGTCTGCCCTTCGCCGACGAGCTGCGCTGGCAGACGGTGTTCCAGGAAGGGCCGTTGCCGAACGGCGTCATCAGCGGGGAGGCTCCGGTCCACGAAGTGTGCGCGCTGTACGCGGCGCAGGTGTGCCCGTACCTGTTCTCCCCCAACTCGCGCCTGGGGGACGAGGCCCGCAAGGGAACGGTGCGATACCCCGTGGTGCGGTTCGTGGGCTTCGAATCCACCAGCGCGGTGACCGCCCACGAGTCAGGACTGCAGCCCGGCACCTACACGCTGCACTTCGAACACTGCAGCCAGGCGGACGAGTTCTCCTACCGCACGCCTGACGAGATCCGGGAACGATACGCCGACGTCCTGGCGCGCGAGAAGGACCTGCCCGTCAGCGACGCGGAAGGCGTTCTCGTCCGGCTCTTCAACCGGCTTGATGACGAAGACGAGGGGGACGTGGTCACCGGCGCGGCGCTGGCCGCGGGCGCCGCCTTCGCCAAGGACATCTTCAAGGTGCAGGGCCTCGGTGCTTTTGAGGGCAAGCAATACCCGGCAGTCGCCGGGCTGCTGCTGAAGGGCACCGAACAAGAGATCCGTGAGTTCTCCGCGGGCTCGCGGGACGAGGCGTACAGCGTCATCGGCCCCTGGGTGCTCGAGCGCGCCGGCAGCTTTCCCGTGCCTCTGCAGCGCTGGCGCACCCGCGGAGAGAGCATGGTCCGCCGTCCTACGCCGCGCCCGCCGGAGGGGCCCGGCCGCAACGTCGCCAAGAACGCGTCCTGCCCCTGTGGTTCCGGCCGCAAGGCGCGCCGCTGCCATCCCTCCGGAATCCCCGCCAACTGA
- a CDS encoding DUF4238 domain-containing protein produces the protein MNVRNTAPGRGDLEKIAELAAQADDQVVKQHTVSRALLREFAAPANRGCGWHVQPYDLNHPERRLKTRTPRGVGRIENFVSYASASLEALWGEVEQDLPDVFTAAKRGEALEDPHPRRVLQDLIALHYVRSQHYREVFHRVFAETYQEQLSWLLTEGRPLLERASVERTGLHTAGPQGLQLRADEVLGLTVGAYRNGALLRVRIEDSFAKTRQFVARMGLEILEAQESEFLIGDNPALTVRYEGNQLRYSMALGDAHSAVLPIGPRHMIALAATDAYGRIPAALVDRMNVLQIKAARQYVYTRPHSPLAALISEVAPQWIKEHPQP, from the coding sequence GTGAACGTCAGGAACACTGCCCCCGGACGCGGTGATCTGGAGAAGATCGCCGAGTTGGCGGCGCAGGCCGATGACCAAGTAGTCAAGCAGCACACCGTCTCGCGGGCGCTGCTGCGCGAATTCGCTGCTCCCGCCAACCGGGGCTGCGGCTGGCACGTTCAGCCGTACGACCTGAACCACCCCGAGCGCCGACTGAAGACCCGGACACCCCGCGGCGTGGGCCGCATTGAGAACTTCGTGTCCTACGCCTCGGCTTCGCTGGAAGCACTGTGGGGTGAGGTCGAACAGGACCTCCCGGACGTCTTCACGGCAGCCAAACGAGGCGAGGCACTGGAGGACCCGCACCCGCGCAGGGTGCTGCAGGACCTGATCGCACTGCACTATGTGCGCTCCCAGCACTACCGTGAAGTGTTCCACCGTGTCTTCGCCGAGACCTACCAGGAACAGCTCAGTTGGCTGCTGACGGAAGGCCGGCCGCTGCTGGAGAGGGCCTCTGTGGAGCGCACGGGACTGCACACCGCGGGCCCTCAGGGGCTGCAGCTGCGGGCCGACGAAGTGCTCGGCCTTACCGTCGGGGCGTACCGGAACGGGGCGCTGCTGCGTGTGCGGATCGAGGATTCCTTCGCCAAGACTCGGCAGTTCGTTGCACGGATGGGCCTGGAGATCCTCGAGGCGCAGGAGAGCGAGTTCCTGATCGGGGACAATCCGGCGCTGACCGTGCGCTACGAGGGCAATCAGCTTCGCTACAGCATGGCGCTGGGAGATGCCCACAGCGCGGTGCTCCCCATCGGCCCCCGGCACATGATTGCCCTGGCCGCCACCGATGCGTACGGCCGCATCCCCGCAGCCCTGGTGGACCGGATGAATGTTCTCCAGATCAAGGCGGCCCGCCAGTACGTGTACACACGGCCGCACAGCCCGCTGGCAGCGCTGATCAGCGAGGTAGCCCCGCAGTGGATCAAGGAGCACCCGCAGCCGTAA
- a CDS encoding DUF3732 domain-containing protein: protein MQLLALALYHRDGRKTPRVLRFRPGALNILTGESETGKSEVLSIVDYCLGRRAPNLPDDVIDQTVGWYALLIAFAEGARMVLARPRPTGASTLHAFTRTGDTSLDIPQAHELVHNSNVAALRSELSARLGIEDFHFQPPTGAGRRPFDVSIAQAALLCFQNQNEIADQTALFHRQTESGMAQTLKDTLPYFLGAAGPEQALRRHRLGEAQRAQRAAQRKLDDVLRHQQAMDANGIALVRLAESEGLLADAPAAPDTAQVLDLLHQALAAVPETATPLELRGRRQGLNDERRALREQLQEYDDALAAVGRWQQQGRAFTGELHLQLDRLKTLDLLGPERQHDTNVCPMCTQTLEQPDPSAQDISELTDHLAQELAQAQTLQPVREEHRRALRDDRDRVTERLRLNGAQLRELLEHDEHLRNLQEQHLRVAHIQGRIAEALTRTGTDSDLTRLRDDLALAQEHVATLEQLVDEDDVTAETERRLADIAVGMTAWAKRLNLGGAADATEVGISLKLLNVVLRRPAGRLPLTRIGSAKNHIGYHLVAHLALHTYLRRNNRPVPGFLMLDQPTQAFFPERPRDASTVQDADWTTVTAYFKLLNDVVQLNNGGLQIIVCDHANLTEGWFQDAVIGNWRPDSEGNRNALIPLDWLA from the coding sequence ATGCAACTGCTCGCCCTGGCCCTCTACCACCGAGACGGCAGGAAAACCCCCAGGGTCCTGCGGTTCCGCCCCGGGGCGCTCAACATCCTCACCGGCGAGTCGGAGACCGGTAAGTCCGAGGTCCTCAGCATCGTCGACTACTGCCTCGGACGCCGGGCTCCCAACCTGCCTGACGACGTGATCGACCAGACCGTCGGCTGGTACGCCCTCCTGATCGCCTTCGCCGAAGGCGCTCGCATGGTTTTGGCCCGGCCCCGGCCGACGGGTGCCTCCACCCTGCACGCCTTCACCCGCACCGGCGACACCAGCCTGGACATTCCCCAGGCCCACGAACTCGTCCACAACTCCAACGTCGCGGCCCTGCGTAGCGAACTCAGCGCCCGCCTCGGCATCGAGGACTTCCACTTCCAGCCCCCCACCGGCGCAGGACGCAGGCCCTTCGACGTCTCCATCGCTCAAGCGGCCCTGCTCTGTTTCCAGAACCAGAACGAGATCGCCGACCAGACAGCACTGTTCCACCGCCAGACCGAGTCCGGCATGGCCCAGACGCTCAAGGACACCCTGCCGTACTTCCTCGGCGCCGCAGGCCCCGAACAGGCCTTGCGCCGCCACCGCCTTGGCGAAGCCCAGCGGGCGCAACGCGCGGCCCAACGCAAACTCGACGACGTCCTGCGCCACCAGCAGGCCATGGACGCCAACGGCATCGCCCTCGTCCGCCTGGCGGAGAGCGAGGGACTCCTCGCCGACGCACCCGCGGCCCCCGACACCGCCCAGGTCCTCGACCTCCTTCACCAGGCACTGGCTGCCGTACCCGAGACCGCAACACCGCTGGAGCTGCGCGGGCGGCGCCAGGGACTCAACGACGAACGCCGTGCCCTGCGCGAACAACTGCAGGAATACGACGACGCCCTGGCCGCAGTCGGCCGCTGGCAACAGCAGGGCCGTGCCTTCACGGGCGAACTCCACCTCCAGCTCGACCGCCTCAAGACACTCGACCTCCTCGGCCCCGAGCGTCAGCACGACACCAACGTATGCCCCATGTGCACGCAGACCCTGGAACAGCCAGACCCTTCGGCGCAGGACATCTCCGAGCTGACCGACCATCTCGCGCAGGAACTCGCCCAGGCACAGACACTTCAGCCCGTCCGCGAAGAACACCGACGCGCTCTGCGAGACGACCGCGACCGCGTCACCGAACGCCTCAGGCTGAACGGCGCTCAGCTCAGAGAACTACTGGAGCACGACGAACACCTGCGCAACCTGCAGGAGCAGCACCTGCGCGTTGCGCACATCCAGGGCAGGATCGCCGAAGCACTCACCCGGACCGGAACCGACAGCGACCTCACCCGGCTGCGCGACGACCTTGCACTGGCCCAGGAGCACGTCGCCACGCTGGAACAGCTCGTCGACGAGGACGACGTCACCGCCGAGACCGAACGCCGGCTCGCCGACATCGCCGTCGGCATGACCGCATGGGCGAAGCGGCTCAACCTCGGGGGAGCAGCCGACGCCACCGAAGTAGGGATCAGCCTCAAACTGCTCAACGTTGTCCTGAGGCGGCCTGCCGGGCGCCTTCCGCTGACACGGATCGGCAGCGCCAAGAACCACATTGGCTACCACCTCGTTGCCCATCTCGCCCTCCACACCTACTTGCGACGCAACAACCGGCCGGTCCCCGGCTTCCTCATGCTTGACCAGCCCACCCAGGCGTTCTTTCCCGAAAGGCCACGCGACGCCTCAACCGTCCAGGACGCCGACTGGACCACTGTCACCGCCTACTTCAAGCTCCTCAACGACGTGGTACAGCTCAACAACGGAGGCTTGCAGATCATCGTCTGCGACCACGCGAACCTGACAGAGGGCTGGTTCCAGGACGCTGTGATCGGCAACTGGCGCCCCGACAGCGAAGGCAACCGCAACGCCCTCATTCCTCTGGACTGGCTTGCCTGA
- a CDS encoding three component ABC system middle component, giving the protein MTTDLHRNVPEAQALFNPAFGAYLLASGINAAVKKAERPLPWPSAFLILPFVLPTDTRGSLPAKSTVTLTAWAHDHPRLRAAFAERAAVLTDYTRASLRTAMRHHAIDVTSSGLICPRTPKPASAAPGEEVADCVRAAALIGRWLAVTDPPRAFTVLGIRP; this is encoded by the coding sequence GTGACGACGGACCTCCACCGCAATGTGCCCGAGGCGCAGGCGCTGTTCAACCCGGCCTTCGGCGCCTACCTCCTCGCCAGCGGCATCAACGCCGCCGTGAAGAAGGCGGAAAGGCCGCTGCCCTGGCCCAGCGCCTTCCTGATCCTGCCCTTCGTGCTGCCCACAGACACCCGCGGCTCCCTGCCCGCCAAGTCCACCGTCACACTGACGGCCTGGGCGCACGACCACCCGCGCCTACGCGCTGCCTTCGCAGAACGCGCCGCCGTCCTGACCGATTACACGCGCGCCAGCCTGCGCACAGCCATGCGCCACCACGCCATAGACGTCACCTCCTCCGGGCTGATCTGCCCCCGGACTCCCAAGCCGGCCTCCGCCGCACCCGGTGAAGAAGTCGCCGACTGCGTCCGGGCAGCGGCACTCATCGGCCGCTGGCTCGCAGTGACCGACCCGCCCCGGGCGTTCACCGTCCTCGGTATCCGACCCTGA
- a CDS encoding ABC-three component system protein, producing the protein MTGYLYQCELALLELARHSWQDATVEVRMELLDDIEFLDPQDNTPRELLQSKHREAAGPLSETGKDFWRSVASWIDALKALSDRSETSMPLLRLVSTQIAIENTFLHQLRPGAGRDASKALARMEEVAKDEDGPDGTAKDRALFMGLTPAQRHQLVSAITVNDGAPVMSDLDSSLAKELGITPSGHAQAALDEIKGWWYGMAVRLLERKNRDRMLPSVKAEQLMCRRDEIIGRYAGKSLPITQKLNDLTQAEISGYADRLVVTQMRWIGLPDDEVAMHLRDYHYARAQRSEWLRTFKVTPERLEEYEGELHYEWETAFRRRTRRIRDDMSEADRQCTGQEILDDTMDRVADTPLNPGSVTAPWIGKGSIHGLSDQADTADADRAVGWHPDYGQLCKRRNETQEQ; encoded by the coding sequence ACCCGCAGGACAACACACCGCGGGAGCTCCTGCAGTCCAAACACCGTGAAGCAGCCGGCCCGCTGAGCGAGACCGGAAAGGACTTCTGGCGCTCCGTCGCCTCATGGATCGACGCTCTGAAGGCCCTCTCCGACCGCTCAGAAACGTCGATGCCTCTCCTGCGCCTGGTCTCGACCCAGATCGCCATCGAGAACACGTTCCTGCACCAACTGCGCCCCGGAGCCGGCAGAGATGCGAGCAAAGCGCTGGCACGGATGGAGGAGGTCGCCAAGGACGAGGACGGGCCCGACGGCACCGCAAAGGACCGCGCCCTGTTCATGGGGCTGACCCCCGCCCAGCGCCATCAGCTCGTCAGTGCCATCACCGTCAACGACGGCGCCCCCGTGATGTCAGACCTCGACTCTAGTCTGGCCAAAGAACTGGGGATCACGCCAAGCGGCCACGCTCAGGCCGCCCTCGACGAGATCAAAGGGTGGTGGTACGGAATGGCTGTCCGGCTACTGGAGCGCAAGAACCGAGACCGCATGCTCCCCTCCGTCAAGGCCGAGCAGCTCATGTGCCGTCGGGACGAGATCATCGGCCGGTATGCCGGCAAGAGCCTCCCGATCACGCAGAAACTGAACGACCTCACCCAGGCCGAGATCTCCGGCTATGCGGACCGTCTGGTCGTGACCCAGATGCGCTGGATCGGGCTGCCCGACGACGAAGTTGCCATGCATCTGCGTGACTACCACTACGCACGAGCACAGCGCTCCGAATGGCTGCGGACCTTCAAGGTCACCCCGGAAAGACTCGAGGAGTACGAAGGCGAACTCCACTACGAGTGGGAGACCGCCTTTCGCCGCCGCACCCGCCGCATCCGCGACGACATGAGTGAGGCAGACCGCCAGTGCACCGGCCAGGAAATCCTGGACGACACCATGGACAGAGTCGCGGACACGCCGCTCAACCCGGGCAGCGTCACCGCTCCGTGGATCGGCAAGGGAAGCATCCACGGCCTGTCCGACCAGGCCGACACCGCGGACGCGGACCGGGCCGTGGGCTGGCACCCCGACTACGGCCAACTGTGCAAGCGCCGCAATGAAACGCAGGAACAGTGA